A single region of the Geobacillus subterraneus genome encodes:
- the gpmI gene encoding 2,3-bisphosphoglycerate-independent phosphoglycerate mutase: MSKKPVALIILDGFALREETYGNAVAQAKKPNFDRYWNEYPHATLKACGEAVGLPEGQMGNSEVGHLNIGAGRIVYQSLTRVNIAIREGEFDRNETFLAAMNHVKEHGTSLHLFGLLSDGGVHSHIHHLYALLRLAAKEGVKRVYIHGFLDGRDVGPQTAPQYIKELQEKIKEYGVGEIATLSGRYYSMDRDKRWDRVEKAYQAMVYGEGPTYRDPLECIEDSYKHGIYDEFVLPSVIVREDGRPVATIQDNDAIIFYNFRPDRAIQISNTFTNEDFREFDRGPRHPKNLFFVCLTHFSETVKGYVAFKPTNLDNTLGEVLSQHGLRQLRIAETEKYPHVTFFMSGGREEKFPGEDRILINSPKVATYDLKPEMSAYEVTDALLKEIEADKYDAIILNYANPDMVGHSGKLEPTIKAVEAVDECLGKVVDAILAKGGIAIITADHGNADEVLTPDGKPQTAHTTNPVPVIVTKHGIELRKDGILGDLAPTMLDLLGLPQPKEMTGNTLILK, translated from the coding sequence ATGAGTAAAAAACCGGTTGCCCTCATCATTTTGGACGGGTTTGCGCTGCGCGAGGAAACGTACGGCAATGCGGTCGCCCAAGCGAAGAAGCCGAACTTTGACCGCTATTGGAACGAGTATCCGCATGCGACATTGAAAGCGTGCGGCGAGGCGGTCGGGCTGCCGGAAGGGCAAATGGGCAACTCGGAAGTCGGACACTTGAACATCGGGGCCGGCCGCATTGTCTACCAAAGCTTGACGCGGGTGAACATCGCCATTCGCGAAGGCGAGTTTGACCGCAATGAAACGTTTTTGGCGGCGATGAACCATGTGAAAGAGCATGGGACGAGCTTGCATTTGTTTGGCTTGCTTTCCGACGGTGGGGTGCACAGCCATATTCATCATTTGTACGCCCTTCTGCGTTTAGCGGCGAAAGAAGGCGTGAAGCGCGTGTACATCCACGGCTTTTTGGACGGCCGCGACGTCGGCCCGCAAACGGCGCCGCAATACATCAAAGAACTGCAGGAAAAAATCAAGGAATATGGCGTCGGCGAAATCGCGACGTTATCGGGCCGCTACTACTCGATGGACCGCGACAAGCGGTGGGACCGCGTGGAAAAAGCGTATCAGGCGATGGTGTACGGCGAAGGCCCGACGTACCGCGATCCGCTCGAGTGCATTGAAGATTCGTACAAGCATGGCATTTACGACGAATTCGTCCTGCCGTCGGTCATCGTCCGTGAAGACGGCCGGCCGGTGGCGACGATTCAAGACAACGACGCGATCATTTTTTACAACTTCCGCCCCGATCGGGCGATCCAAATTTCGAACACGTTCACGAACGAAGATTTCCGTGAGTTTGATCGCGGCCCGAGGCATCCAAAAAATTTGTTTTTTGTCTGCTTGACGCATTTCAGTGAAACGGTGAAAGGGTACGTGGCGTTCAAGCCGACGAACCTCGACAACACGCTTGGCGAAGTGTTGTCGCAGCACGGCTTGCGCCAATTGCGCATCGCCGAGACGGAAAAATATCCGCACGTGACGTTTTTCATGAGCGGCGGCCGTGAAGAGAAGTTTCCGGGCGAAGACCGGATTTTGATCAACTCGCCGAAAGTGGCAACGTACGACTTAAAGCCGGAAATGAGCGCGTATGAAGTGACGGACGCGCTGCTTAAGGAAATTGAAGCCGATAAATATGACGCGATTATTTTGAACTACGCCAACCCGGATATGGTCGGCCATTCGGGCAAGCTCGAACCGACGATCAAAGCGGTGGAAGCCGTTGACGAGTGCCTCGGCAAAGTGGTCGATGCCATTTTGGCCAAAGGCGGCATCGCGATCATCACCGCCGACCACGGCAACGCCGATGAAGTGTTGACGCCAGATGGCAAGCCGCAAACGGCCCACACGACGAATCCGGTGCCGGTGATTGTCACTAAACATGGCATCGAGCTGCGCAAAGACGGCATTTTAGGCGATTTGGCGCCGACGATGCTCGATTTGCTTGGCTTGCCGCAGCCGAAAGAAATGACCGGAAACACGTTAATCTTGAAATAA
- a CDS encoding phosphoglycerate kinase, with the protein MNKKTIRDVEVRGKRVFCRVDFNVPMEAGAITDDTRIRAALPTIAYLIEHGAKVILASHLGRPKGKVVEELRLDAVAKRLGELLGRPVVKTDEAVGDEVKAAVANLHEGDVLLLENVRFYPGEEKNDPELARAFAELADLYVNDAFGAAHRAHASTEGIAHHLPAVAGFLMEKEIEVLGKALSNPDRPFTAIIGGAKVKDKIGVIDNLLDKVDNLIIGGGLAYTFVKALGHDVGKSLLEEDKIELAKSFMEKAKEKGVRFYMPVDVVVADRFANDANTKVVPIDAIPSDWEALDIGPQTRELYRDVIRQSKLVVWNGPMGVFEMETFAHGTRTVAEALAEAADTYSVIGGGDSAAAVEKFGLADKMDHISTGGGASLEFMEGKQLPGVVALNDK; encoded by the coding sequence ATGAACAAGAAGACGATCCGCGACGTTGAGGTGAGAGGGAAGCGCGTCTTTTGCCGCGTCGATTTTAACGTGCCGATGGAAGCGGGCGCGATTACTGATGACACGCGCATTCGCGCGGCGCTGCCGACGATTGCGTATTTGATCGAACATGGGGCGAAAGTCATTTTAGCGAGCCACCTCGGACGCCCGAAAGGAAAAGTCGTCGAGGAGCTTCGTCTCGATGCAGTCGCTAAACGGCTTGGCGAATTGCTTGGGCGCCCGGTCGTGAAAACGGACGAAGCGGTCGGCGATGAAGTGAAGGCAGCGGTCGCTAACTTACATGAAGGCGATGTGCTCTTGCTCGAGAACGTCCGTTTTTACCCTGGCGAAGAGAAAAACGATCCGGAACTTGCCCGGGCGTTTGCGGAACTGGCCGACCTGTACGTAAATGATGCGTTTGGCGCCGCCCACCGCGCTCACGCGTCAACGGAAGGGATCGCCCATCACTTGCCAGCGGTTGCTGGGTTTTTAATGGAAAAAGAAATTGAAGTGCTCGGCAAGGCGCTCTCGAATCCGGATCGCCCGTTTACGGCCATCATCGGCGGCGCGAAAGTGAAAGACAAAATCGGCGTCATCGACAACTTGCTCGATAAAGTCGACAACTTGATCATCGGCGGCGGGCTGGCGTATACGTTTGTGAAAGCGCTCGGCCATGACGTCGGCAAGTCGCTGCTTGAAGAAGATAAAATCGAGCTCGCGAAATCGTTTATGGAAAAAGCGAAAGAAAAAGGCGTCCGTTTTTACATGCCGGTTGACGTTGTCGTCGCGGATCGGTTCGCCAACGACGCCAATACGAAAGTCGTGCCGATTGACGCGATTCCAAGCGATTGGGAGGCGCTTGACATCGGTCCGCAAACGCGGGAATTGTACCGCGATGTCATTCGCCAGTCCAAGCTTGTCGTTTGGAACGGCCCGATGGGCGTCTTTGAAATGGAGACGTTCGCCCATGGGACGAGAACAGTCGCCGAAGCGCTCGCTGAAGCTGCGGATACATACTCAGTGATCGGCGGCGGGGACTCGGCTGCGGCAGTTGAAAAATTCGGCTTGGCGGACAAAATGGACCATATTTCCACGGGCGGCGGCGCCTCGCTTGAGTTTATGGAAGGCAAGCAGCTGCCAGGGGTCGTGGCGTTAAACGACAAATGA
- the estA gene encoding carboxylesterase: protein MKIVPPKPFFFEAGERAVLLLHGFTGNSADVRMLGRFLESKGYTCHAPIYKGHGVPPEELVHTGPDDWWQDVMNGYQFLKNKGYENIAVAGLSLGGVFSLKLGYTVPIEGIVTMCAPMYIKSEETMYEGVLEYAREYKKREGKSAEQIEQEMEQFKQTPMNTLKALQELIADVRGHLDLIYAPTFVVQARHDEMINPDSANIIYNEIESPIKQIKWYEQSGHVITLDEEKDQLHEDIYAFLESLDW, encoded by the coding sequence ATGAAAATTGTTCCGCCAAAACCGTTTTTCTTTGAAGCTGGGGAGCGCGCCGTTTTGCTTTTGCACGGGTTCACCGGCAACTCCGCAGATGTCCGGATGCTCGGACGCTTTCTCGAATCAAAAGGCTACACGTGCCATGCGCCGATTTACAAAGGGCACGGCGTGCCGCCGGAAGAGCTCGTCCATACCGGTCCGGACGATTGGTGGCAAGATGTGATGAACGGGTATCAGTTTTTGAAAAACAAAGGCTACGAAAACATCGCGGTCGCCGGGTTGTCGCTTGGAGGCGTATTTTCCTTAAAATTAGGTTACACTGTACCTATAGAAGGCATTGTGACGATGTGCGCACCGATGTATATCAAAAGCGAAGAAACGATGTATGAAGGTGTGCTCGAGTATGCGCGCGAATACAAAAAACGGGAAGGAAAATCGGCAGAACAAATTGAACAGGAAATGGAGCAGTTCAAACAAACGCCGATGAACACATTGAAAGCGTTGCAAGAGCTTATTGCTGATGTGCGCGGCCACCTTGATTTGATTTACGCGCCGACGTTTGTCGTTCAGGCGCGCCATGACGAAATGATCAACCCAGACAGCGCCAACATCATTTACAACGAAATTGAATCGCCGATCAAGCAAATCAAATGGTATGAACAATCCGGCCATGTCATTACGCTTGATGAAGAAAAAGACCAGCTGCATGAAGATATTTATGCGTTTCTTGAGTCGTTAGATTGGTAA
- the gap gene encoding type I glyceraldehyde-3-phosphate dehydrogenase, with product MTVKIGINGFGRIGRNVFRAALKNPNIEVVAVNDLTDANTLAHLLKYDSVHGQLDAEVSVNGNNLVVNGKEIIVKAERDPAQLAWNEIGVEIVVESTGRFTKREDAAKHLEAGAKKVIISAPATNEDITIVMGVNQDKYDPKNHHVISNASCTTNCLAPFAKVLHEKFGIVRGMMTTVHSYTNDQQILDLPHKDLRRARAAAESIIPTTTGAAKAVALVLPELKGKLNGMAMRVPTPNVSVVDLVAELEKEVTVEEVNAALKAAAEGELKGILAYNEEPLVSRDYNGNPASSTIDALSTMVLEGKMVKVVSWYDNETGYSHRVVDLAAYIASKGL from the coding sequence ATGACAGTAAAAATTGGGATTAACGGATTTGGCCGCATCGGGCGCAACGTGTTCCGCGCGGCGTTGAAAAACCCGAACATCGAAGTGGTGGCGGTCAACGATCTAACCGATGCCAACACGCTTGCGCATTTGCTGAAATACGACTCTGTCCATGGCCAGCTTGATGCCGAAGTGTCGGTCAATGGCAACAACTTGGTCGTCAACGGCAAAGAAATTATCGTCAAAGCGGAACGCGACCCAGCGCAATTAGCATGGAACGAGATTGGCGTTGAGATCGTCGTCGAATCGACTGGCCGCTTCACGAAACGTGAAGACGCCGCGAAACATTTGGAAGCTGGCGCGAAAAAAGTCATTATTTCCGCTCCTGCAACGAACGAAGACATTACGATCGTCATGGGGGTCAACCAAGACAAATACGATCCGAAAAACCATCATGTGATCTCGAACGCTTCGTGCACGACGAACTGCTTGGCGCCGTTTGCGAAAGTGCTGCACGAAAAATTCGGCATCGTTCGCGGCATGATGACGACCGTTCACTCGTATACGAACGACCAACAAATTTTGGACTTGCCGCATAAAGATTTGCGCCGGGCCCGCGCTGCGGCAGAATCGATCATCCCGACGACAACGGGCGCAGCCAAAGCTGTCGCACTCGTTCTGCCGGAACTGAAAGGCAAATTAAACGGCATGGCGATGCGCGTACCGACGCCGAACGTATCGGTCGTTGACTTGGTCGCTGAACTGGAAAAAGAAGTGACGGTCGAAGAAGTGAACGCGGCGTTGAAAGCGGCCGCGGAAGGTGAGTTAAAAGGCATTTTAGCTTACAACGAAGAGCCGCTCGTCTCGCGCGACTACAACGGCAACCCGGCGTCGTCGACGATCGACGCGCTGTCGACGATGGTGCTCGAAGGCAAAATGGTGAAAGTCGTTTCGTGGTATGACAACGAAACGGGTTATTCGCACCGCGTTGTCGATTTGGCTGCCTACATTGCTTCCAAAGGACTATAA
- the tpiA gene encoding triose-phosphate isomerase, producing the protein MRKPIIAGNWKMHKTLAEAVQFVEEVKGLVPPRAEVDSVICAPFLFLERLVQNTNGTDLQIGAQNMHFADQGAYTGEVSPVMLKDLGVTYVILGHSERRQMFAETDETVNKKVLAAFTRGLVPIICCGETLEEREAGQTNAVVASQVEKALAGLTPDQVKAAVIAYEPIWAIGTGKSSTAEDANEVCGHIRSVVSRLFGSDAAEAIRIQYGGSVKPDNIRDFLAQEHIDGALVGGASLEPASFLQLVEAGRHE; encoded by the coding sequence ATGAGAAAACCGATCATTGCAGGCAACTGGAAAATGCATAAAACGTTGGCGGAAGCCGTTCAGTTTGTCGAGGAAGTGAAAGGGCTTGTACCGCCGAGAGCGGAAGTCGATTCCGTCATTTGTGCGCCGTTTTTGTTTTTGGAGCGGTTAGTGCAAAATACAAACGGCACCGATTTGCAAATCGGGGCGCAAAACATGCATTTTGCCGACCAAGGGGCGTACACCGGCGAAGTGAGCCCGGTCATGCTCAAAGACCTCGGCGTTACGTATGTCATCCTCGGCCATTCCGAGCGCCGGCAAATGTTTGCCGAGACGGATGAGACGGTGAACAAAAAAGTGTTGGCCGCTTTCACCCGCGGTCTTGTGCCGATCATTTGCTGCGGAGAGACGCTCGAAGAACGGGAAGCCGGGCAGACGAATGCCGTCGTCGCTTCACAAGTGGAAAAAGCGCTCGCGGGATTGACGCCGGACCAAGTGAAGGCAGCGGTTATCGCATACGAGCCGATTTGGGCGATCGGCACGGGCAAATCGTCAACCGCTGAAGACGCGAATGAGGTTTGCGGCCATATTCGTTCGGTCGTGTCCCGCCTGTTCGGCAGCGATGCGGCAGAAGCGATCCGCATCCAATACGGCGGCAGCGTCAAGCCGGACAACATCCGCGATTTTCTGGCTCAAGAGCATATTGACGGCGCGTTAGTCGGCGGCGCGAGCCTCGAGCCGGCTTCGTTCCTGCAGCTCGTGGAGGCGGGGCGCCATGAGTAA
- a CDS encoding RNA-guided endonuclease InsQ/TnpB family protein: protein MYFCIKQQLNGLTKEEYLTLRELCHIAKNMYNVGLYNVRQYYFEHKEFLNYEKNYHLAKTNENYKLLNSNMAQQILKKVNEAFKSFFGLISLAKQGKYDYKAISIPKYLKKDGFHSLIIGQIRIDGNKFTIPYSRLFKKTHKPITITIPPVLLDKKIKQIEIIPKHHARFFEIQYKYEMPEDQRELNDQKALAIDLGLNNLATCVTSDGRSFIIDGRRLKSINQWFNKENARLQSMKDKQKIKGTTRKQALLAMNRNNKVNDYINKTCRYIINYCIENQIGKLVIGYAETLQRNMNLGKKTNQNFVNIPLGNIKEKLEYLCEFYGIEFLKQEESYTSQASFFDGDEIPEYNADNPKEYKFSGKRIKRGLYRTKSGKLINADVNGALNILKKSKAVDLSVLCSSGEVDTPQRIRIA from the coding sequence ATGTATTTTTGTATCAAACAACAGCTAAATGGTTTGACCAAAGAAGAATACTTGACTCTTCGAGAACTGTGCCATATTGCCAAGAACATGTACAACGTCGGATTGTACAATGTCAGACAATACTATTTTGAACACAAGGAATTTCTTAATTATGAGAAAAACTATCACCTTGCAAAAACTAACGAAAACTATAAGCTGTTAAACAGCAACATGGCACAGCAAATTTTAAAAAAGGTCAATGAAGCCTTTAAATCTTTCTTTGGTTTGATCAGTCTTGCCAAACAAGGGAAATATGACTACAAGGCTATCAGTATTCCAAAATATCTTAAAAAAGATGGCTTTCATTCACTGATCATTGGCCAGATTCGTATAGACGGCAACAAATTCACGATACCGTATTCTCGCCTATTTAAAAAGACTCACAAGCCCATCACGATAACGATTCCGCCTGTGTTGCTGGACAAAAAGATTAAGCAGATTGAAATCATTCCTAAGCATCATGCCAGGTTCTTTGAGATTCAGTACAAATATGAAATGCCTGAAGATCAAAGAGAATTAAACGACCAAAAAGCACTGGCCATTGATTTAGGATTAAACAATCTTGCCACTTGTGTCACATCAGACGGCAGATCATTCATCATTGATGGGCGGAGATTAAAAAGTATAAATCAATGGTTTAACAAAGAAAATGCCAGACTTCAAAGCATGAAAGATAAGCAAAAAATCAAAGGCACGACTCGTAAACAGGCGTTGCTTGCTATGAATCGCAATAATAAAGTGAATGATTATATCAACAAGACTTGCCGTTACATCATTAACTACTGTATTGAAAATCAAATTGGCAAACTTGTCATTGGCTATGCGGAAACATTACAACGCAATATGAATCTAGGAAAAAAGACAAATCAAAACTTTGTCAATATTCCTCTCGGTAACATAAAAGAAAAACTAGAATATCTTTGTGAATTTTACGGCATTGAATTCTTGAAACAGGAAGAATCATATACGTCTCAAGCCAGCTTTTTTGACGGCGATGAGATTCCTGAATATAATGCCGACAATCCAAAAGAATATAAGTTCAGCGGCAAACGTATTAAGCGCGGCTTGTATCGAACAAAGTCTGGCAAACTAATTAATGCTGATGTCAATGGCGCATTAAACATCTTAAAGAAAAGTAAAGCTGTAGACCTGAGTGTCTTATGCTCTAGCGGCGAAGTGGACACGCCTCAAAGAATAAGGATTGCTTGA
- a CDS encoding carboxylesterase/lipase family protein, protein MERTVVETRYGRLRGEMNEGVFIWKGIPYAKAPVGERRFLPPEPPEAWDGVREATSFGPVVMQPSDPIFSGLLGRMSEPPSEDGLYLNIWSPAADGKKRPVLFWIHGGAFLFGSGSSPWYDGAAFAKRGDVVVVTINYRMNVFGFLHLGDAFGEAYAQAGNLGILDQVAALRWVKENIAAFGGDPDNITIFGESAGAASVGVLLSLPEASGLFRRAILQSGSGSLLLRSSETAMVMTERILERAGVRLGDRDRLLSIPANELLQAAMSLGPGITYGPVIDGHVLRRHPIEALRDGAASGVPILIGVTKDEYHLFTLTDPSWTKLGEKELLDRINREVGPIPDAAIRYYKETADASAPAWQTWLRIMTYRVFVEGMLRTADAQAAQGADVYMYRFDYETPVFGGQLKACHALELPFVFHNLHQPGVANFVGNRPEREAIANEMHYAWLSLARTGDPNGAHLPEAWPAYTSERKAAFVFSAASHVEDDPFGREREAWMTRA, encoded by the coding sequence ATGGAGCGAACCGTTGTTGAAACAAGGTACGGACGGTTGCGTGGGGAAATGAATGAAGGCGTTTTCATTTGGAAGGGAATTCCGTACGCGAAAGCGCCGGTCGGTGAGCGCCGGTTTTTGCCGCCGGAGCCGCCTGAGGCATGGGATGGGGTGCGGGAGGCGACATCGTTCGGGCCGGTTGTCATGCAGCCGTCGGATCCGATTTTCAGCGGATTGCTCGGGCGGATGAGCGAGCCGCCGAGCGAGGATGGGCTGTACCTGAACATTTGGTCGCCCGCGGCTGATGGGAAGAAGCGCCCGGTGTTGTTTTGGATTCACGGCGGCGCCTTTTTGTTTGGTTCGGGCTCGTCGCCGTGGTATGATGGCGCGGCGTTTGCGAAACGCGGTGATGTCGTTGTCGTGACGATCAACTACCGGATGAATGTGTTCGGCTTTTTGCATCTCGGTGATGCGTTTGGTGAAGCGTACGCCCAAGCGGGCAATCTCGGCATTTTGGATCAAGTGGCGGCATTGCGCTGGGTGAAGGAGAACATTGCGGCGTTTGGCGGCGATCCGGACAACATCACGATTTTCGGCGAATCGGCCGGAGCGGCGAGCGTTGGCGTGCTGTTGTCGCTTCCGGAGGCCAGCGGACTGTTTCGGCGCGCCATTTTGCAAAGCGGGTCGGGTTCGCTTCTTCTTCGTTCATCGGAGACAGCGATGGTCATGACCGAGCGTATTCTCGAGCGCGCCGGCGTCCGTCTAGGCGACCGTGATCGGCTGTTGTCGATTCCAGCCAACGAACTGTTGCAGGCGGCGATGTCGCTTGGCCCAGGAATCACGTATGGCCCGGTGATTGACGGACATGTGCTGCGCCGCCATCCGATCGAAGCGCTCCGCGATGGGGCGGCCAGCGGTGTTCCGATCTTGATTGGCGTGACGAAAGACGAGTACCATTTATTTACGTTGACCGATCCGTCTTGGACAAAGCTTGGCGAAAAAGAACTGCTTGACCGGATCAACCGTGAAGTCGGGCCGATTCCGGATGCGGCAATCCGCTATTACAAGGAAACGGCGGATGCGTCAGCGCCCGCCTGGCAAACGTGGCTTCGTATCATGACGTACCGCGTTTTTGTCGAGGGGATGCTGCGGACGGCGGACGCCCAAGCGGCGCAAGGGGCGGATGTGTACATGTACCGCTTTGACTATGAGACGCCGGTGTTCGGCGGCCAGCTGAAAGCATGCCACGCGCTCGAGCTGCCGTTTGTGTTTCACAATCTCCATCAGCCGGGCGTCGCGAATTTCGTCGGCAACCGGCCGGAGCGCGAGGCGATCGCCAATGAAATGCATTACGCTTGGCTCTCGCTTGCCCGCACCGGAGACCCGAACGGTGCTCACTTGCCGGAAGCATGGCCGGCGTATACGAGCGAGCGCAAGGCGGCCTTTGTCTTTTCGGCCGCCAGCCATGTCGAGGACGACCCGTTCGGCCGCGAGCGGGAAGCGTGGATGACGCGCGCATAA
- the eno gene encoding phosphopyruvate hydratase → MSAIIDVYAREVLDSRGNPTVEVEVYTEDGGFGRALVPSGASTGEYEAVELRDGDKNRYLGKGVLKAVENVNEVIAPEIIGLEVTDQVAIDRALIELDGTENKGKLGANAILGVSLAVARAAADELGLPLYQYLGGFNAKTLPVPMMNILNGGAHADNNVDIQEFMIMPVGAESFREALRMGAEIFHSLKAVLKAKGYNTAVGDEGGFAPNLKSNEEALQTIIEAIEKAGYKPGEQVMLAMDVASSELYNKEDGKYHLEGEGVVKTSEEMVAWYEELVSKYPIISIEDGLDENDWEGHKLLTERLGRKVQLVGDDLFVTNTKKLAEGIEKGVGNSILIKVNQIGTLTETFDAIEMAKRAGYTAVISHRSGETEDSTIADIAVATNAGQIKTGAPSRTDRVAKYNQLLRIEDELGHTAIYQGIRSFYNLKK, encoded by the coding sequence ATGTCTGCGATTATTGATGTGTATGCGCGTGAAGTGCTCGACTCGCGCGGCAACCCAACCGTAGAAGTAGAAGTATACACGGAAGACGGCGGCTTCGGCCGGGCGCTCGTGCCAAGCGGCGCCTCAACCGGGGAATATGAAGCCGTTGAACTGCGTGACGGCGACAAAAACCGCTACCTCGGCAAAGGGGTATTAAAAGCGGTGGAGAACGTCAACGAAGTGATCGCACCGGAGATCATCGGCTTAGAAGTCACCGACCAAGTGGCGATCGACCGCGCGTTGATTGAACTTGACGGCACGGAAAACAAAGGGAAACTTGGCGCGAACGCCATTTTAGGCGTGTCGCTCGCCGTCGCCCGCGCGGCAGCGGACGAACTCGGCCTGCCGCTGTACCAATACTTGGGCGGCTTTAACGCCAAAACGCTGCCGGTGCCAATGATGAACATTTTAAACGGCGGCGCGCATGCGGACAACAACGTTGACATTCAAGAATTCATGATCATGCCGGTCGGTGCGGAAAGCTTCCGCGAAGCGCTGCGCATGGGCGCGGAAATTTTCCACAGCTTAAAAGCGGTGCTAAAAGCAAAAGGCTACAACACGGCAGTCGGTGACGAAGGCGGCTTCGCCCCGAACTTGAAATCGAACGAAGAAGCGCTGCAAACGATCATCGAAGCGATCGAAAAAGCCGGCTACAAACCGGGCGAACAAGTGATGCTCGCGATGGACGTCGCGTCGTCCGAGCTGTACAACAAAGAAGACGGCAAATACCACCTCGAAGGCGAAGGCGTCGTCAAAACGTCGGAAGAAATGGTCGCTTGGTATGAGGAGCTCGTCTCGAAATATCCGATCATCTCGATCGAAGACGGGCTCGATGAAAACGACTGGGAAGGCCATAAACTGCTCACCGAGCGGCTCGGCCGCAAAGTGCAGCTCGTCGGCGACGATTTGTTTGTGACGAACACGAAAAAATTGGCCGAAGGCATTGAAAAAGGCGTCGGCAACTCGATCTTAATTAAAGTCAACCAAATCGGCACGCTGACGGAAACGTTCGATGCCATCGAAATGGCGAAACGCGCCGGCTACACGGCGGTCATCTCGCACCGCTCCGGCGAAACGGAAGACAGCACGATCGCCGACATCGCGGTGGCGACAAACGCCGGCCAAATCAAAACCGGAGCGCCGTCGCGCACGGACCGCGTCGCGAAATACAACCAATTGCTTCGCATTGAGGACGAGCTCGGCCACACGGCTATTTACCAAGGCATTCGTTCGTTTTACAATTTGAAAAAATAA
- the secG gene encoding preprotein translocase subunit SecG codes for MHALLVTLLVIVSIALIVVVLLQSGRSAGLSGAITGGAEQLFGKQKARGLDAVFQRVTVVLAILFFVLTILVTYVQPS; via the coding sequence ATGCATGCCTTGCTTGTGACGCTGCTTGTGATTGTGTCGATTGCGCTGATCGTCGTTGTGTTGCTGCAGTCAGGCCGAAGCGCCGGGCTGTCGGGAGCGATTACCGGCGGTGCCGAGCAGCTGTTTGGCAAACAGAAAGCGCGCGGGCTCGATGCCGTGTTTCAGCGCGTAACGGTCGTGTTGGCCATTTTGTTTTTCGTATTGACGATTCTCGTCACATATGTCCAACCATCATAA